The genomic DNA GTACGTTATCTGCAAAAGGTGTAGGCGATTTCAACTCAATCTTAAGAGAAATTGAGGAGCGCGCACCACTTCGTCGTACAACAACTCCAGAAGAAGTTGGCGATACAGCAGTATTCCTATTCAGTGATTTAGCTCGCGGTGTAACAGGAGAAAACATTCATGTTGATTCAGGGTATCATATCCTAGGATAAATATAATATTAATTTTTAAAGGACAATCTCTAAATGCTGAGATTGTCCTTTTTATTTGTTCTGAGAAAGAACGATTTTTAACGAAAGTTCTTACCACGTGATGAATATAACTATAATAGTACACAATTTATTCAGCTACGTATGGAAGTGGGAGGGACGAGTGTGAAGAATAAAAATAAAAGTTCAACAGTTGGAAAACCGTTGTTATATATTGCGCAAGTAAGTTTAGAACTTACTGCACCGAAAATAAAAAGGATTATCCTGACAAACTTTGAAAATGAAGATCAAAAAGAGCAAAGTAATAGAAATGAAAATATTGTAAGTAGTGCTGTGGAAGAGGTAACAGAACAAGAACAACAAGAAGAGCAGCAAGTGGAAGAAAAAATAGAAGAAGAGGAAAAAGAAGCACACGCAGAACAAGAACAACAAGAACAACAAGAACAACAAGAACAAGTAAGAACTGTTCCGTATAATAAATCATTTAAGGATATGAATAATGATGAAAAAATTCATTTTTTATTAAACCGCCCTCATTACATTCCGAAAGTAAGGTGCAGAATAAAAACAGCTACAGTTTCTTATGTTGGATCGATCATATCGTATCGTAATGGTATTGTATCTATTA from Bacillus cereus G9842 includes the following:
- a CDS encoding spore coat CotO family protein, with the protein product MEVGGTSVKNKNKSSTVGKPLLYIAQVSLELTAPKIKRIILTNFENEDQKEQSNRNENIVSSAVEEVTEQEQQEEQQVEEKIEEEEKEAHAEQEQQEQQEQQEQVRTVPYNKSFKDMNNDEKIHFLLNRPHYIPKVRCRIKTATVSYVGSIISYRNGIVSIMPQNSMRDIRLSIDDIQSISMAGF